From the genome of Bactrocera oleae isolate idBacOlea1 chromosome 2, idBacOlea1, whole genome shotgun sequence, one region includes:
- the LOC138859024 gene encoding uncharacterized protein encodes MRKRTYFPLHSWVQNMSQNINMINKNKKESGPPSKRPEGAGCSQRRAAFGTSSTTAKARTGAKLGPGAKANTKGAVAKAGATKTATLEAAHTNPCSQSLAAKQEKVGDAKSEAASSGSAREWPSFRIDDPAKAKYAERRRAAYLLKKVELQPPSNEELTKELQESIDCARAVLPNFKLEAPVVATKRQRSAEEAKPSAKRPKTKGVTPVRSFADVARNRIVIGVLDEGDPEGKIPRAQWKWVQAALTNVALEVLLSNPGPPPSCADAGWYQGQIKMIACDDERSVQLYKAAIAKVGEVYPGAKLVAVDRKDIPSRPRARVWITATPSQPDQIMQLIRACNPNLPTEGWRFVKAFDDPAAESGVETKRATMQILLLLTKESVEPLAKSGGEINYGFTKVKVMTYKSDADAGENLASESECEVEEDPVESSSDAEITDQGECTSGSELADRLSKLYTESELLSDSHDDAEKTITNASSPN; translated from the coding sequence atgcgcaagcggacatactttcccctacactcgtgggtccaaaatatgagccaaaacattaacatgataaataaaaacaaaaaggagtccggacctccttcAAAAAGACCGGAGGGAGCGGGTTGCTCCCAgagaagagcagcgtttggcacgagctcgacaacagccaaagcgaggacaggagcgaagcttggtcctggagcaaaggcgAATACTAAGGGGGCAGTAGCCAAGGCTGGCgccacaaaaacagcaacgctggaggcagcccataccaaccCCTGTAGCCAAAGCTTGGCAGCCAAGCAGGAGAAGGTGGGAGATGCTAAAAGCGAAGCTGCCAGTAGTGGGTCAGCCAGAGAGTGGCCTTCCTTCAGGATTGATGACCCGGCAAAAgcaaagtatgcagagaggcgacgcgctgcatacctgctgaagaaggtggagctgcaaccgccaagcaatgaggagctcacaaaggagctccaagaatccattgattgcgcgagagctgtcctacctaacttcaaactagaagcgccggtagtggcaacaaaaagacaaaggtccgctgaagaggctaagccgtcagcaaagagaccgaaaactaagggcgtgacgcccgtaagatcttttgctgatgtggcccgaaaccgcattgtcattggtgtgctggatgagggtgatcccgaaggaaaaatccccagagcccaatggaaatgggtgcaagccgcactgacgaatgtggctttggaagtgctacttagcaatccaggtccacccccgtcatgtgcggatgctggatggtatcaagggcaaataaagatgatagcgtgtgacgacgagagatcggtccagctatataaagcagcaatagctaaagtgggagaggtctaccccggagccaaattggtggcggtagacaggaaagatatcccatcccgaccgagagcaagggtatggatcacggctacaccatcgcagccggaccaaataatgcagctcataagagcctgcaacccaaatctgccaacggagggatggagattcgtcaaggcctttgaCGACCCCGCAGCGGAATCTGGAGTGGAGACGAAgcgagccacaatgcagattctgctgcttctaacaaaagaatccgtagaaccgctagcgaaaagtggcggagagatcaactacggattcacaaaagtaaaggtcatgacctacaaatcagacgccgatgcaggagaaaacttggcatcggaatcggagtgcgaagtcgaggaagatccagtggagtcctcgagcgacgcagagatcacggatcaaggtgagtgtacttcggggtctgaacttgcggacagactctctaaactctacactgagagtgagcttttaagcgactctcatgatgatgcagagaagaccataactaatgcgtcttctccaaattaa